In one window of Thermodesulfobacteriota bacterium DNA:
- a CDS encoding toxin-antitoxin system HicB family antitoxin: MKERDRYLKIVEWSDEDNCYVGSVPGWIGECCHGKDEEKVYRQLCRIVDDWIEIYKKDGRPLPPSASDKNYSGKFQLRPGSELHKAIAIRALQNGDSLNNYCISVLRKAVAPTEKIKG; the protein is encoded by the coding sequence ATGAAAGAACGAGATCGTTATTTGAAAATCGTTGAATGGTCAGATGAAGATAATTGCTATGTTGGTTCTGTCCCGGGGTGGATTGGTGAGTGCTGTCACGGTAAAGACGAAGAGAAAGTATACCGCCAACTCTGCCGTATAGTTGATGATTGGATTGAGATATATAAAAAAGACGGCCGGCCACTGCCCCCATCAGCAAGTGATAAAAATTATTCAGGCAAGTTTCAACTACGTCCGGGTAGTGAACTTCACAAAGCGATAGCGATAAGGGCGTTACAGAACGGAGATAGCCTTAATAATTATTGTATAAGTGTTTTACGAAAAGCAGTAGCCCCCACAGAAAAAATCAAGGGCTAA
- a CDS encoding Txe/YoeB family addiction module toxin, whose protein sequence is MKLIFSDHAWDDYIYWQKTDKKILGRINTLIKETKRSPFEGVGKPEPLKHALSGYWSRRINEEHRFIYKVSDDAILIAQLRYHY, encoded by the coding sequence GTGAAGCTCATTTTTTCCGACCATGCCTGGGACGATTACATCTATTGGCAAAAAACTGACAAAAAAATTCTTGGCCGTATCAACACGCTCATTAAAGAAACTAAACGCAGCCCTTTTGAGGGTGTTGGCAAACCTGAACCTTTAAAACATGCGCTTTCCGGCTACTGGTCCAGGCGAATCAATGAGGAGCATAGATTCATTTATAAAGTTTCGGATGATGCCATCTTGATTGCTCAATTGAGGTATCACTACTGA
- a CDS encoding type II toxin-antitoxin system prevent-host-death family antitoxin: MEAITYTAARQNLAKTMEKVCRDRAPMIVTRKSSESVVIMSLEDFEALEETAYLLRSPKNTRRLIESIAQLENGKGKEKALIE, encoded by the coding sequence ATGGAAGCCATAACCTATACAGCAGCAAGACAAAACCTTGCTAAAACAATGGAAAAAGTTTGCAGGGACCGTGCGCCGATGATTGTAACACGGAAATCCTCGGAATCTGTAGTTATTATGTCTCTTGAGGATTTTGAAGCCCTTGAAGAAACAGCATATCTATTACGGTCGCCGAAAAACACAAGACGTCTGATTGAATCTATTGCCCAACTCGAAAATGGCAAAGGAAAAGAAAAGGCGCTTATAGAGTGA
- a CDS encoding MMPL family transporter produces MALTPKSSRFESLVEKLSRFFESLGAFTYDHRAIVLILTLALLGISIFFLNKVRFDTSFESFFSREDPNYAQYLQFRDDFGSDEIAYILYTVPGKAHGAWDLEAMKQIAHLTRTLEKEVPFVKEVTSLANAEFIEGRGDELLIHEVLEPFPQSQEELLDIRSRVMKKPLLVGTLTSADGRHGAIIMDMQKSAVDQEKDLIFDPARGPVPDNLYPEVSNNAIERILARPEYGGLQFYLTGDVVLNTVYNRTTREESARLGLIAILVIGGLLFFFFRRPLGALGPLAVVTMAVMVSTAFAGMMGWKLDLMYSMLPLTIITVGVASSVHILTEYTVNYKKMKDKRAAIRKTMLMLGTPCLFTMLTDMAGFGSTNVSSIKSLQHFAWYSSLGVLAAFVLTVTVFLSVLTLFKVPSSSVRAIEGETEADGDGMRQRHFSIRFFAALSDFDVRHPWKITIAWMIFFALLGVGMTYLKVDSNFLNELSTKLKVRTDTEYVDAVMLGAGGLSYVFDSGEPDGVSDPEFLRRLERFQNRVNEETFIIMKTMSIVDLVKDINQAFHNEDTAYYVLPESRELIAQYLLLYEMAGGEKIRDYIASDWQRVNLEVHGKLLTSSIYKQVTDDLNRFLESGMEPAQRPVLTGTGFLWIKLIQYIVDSQVMGFSVAFVVISIMMCLVLGSLRIGLLAMIPNVAPVFVTLGIMGWLGIPLDYVKLLIASIAIGIAVDDTLHFIMRYRLEFWRLGSYRLALEAALNDVGRSIFITTVVLLSGFAINMLSKMTSYAEFGFLTLVTLTVAAVADYFLTPALIIIFKAFGPEREPRGGQ; encoded by the coding sequence ATGGCCCTGACACCGAAGTCCAGCCGTTTTGAATCCCTGGTGGAAAAACTGTCCCGGTTTTTTGAAAGCCTGGGCGCCTTCACCTATGACCACCGGGCGATTGTCCTTATCCTTACCCTGGCCCTGCTGGGTATTTCGATTTTTTTCCTGAACAAAGTCCGCTTTGACACCTCCTTTGAATCCTTTTTCTCCCGGGAGGATCCCAACTACGCGCAATATCTCCAGTTCCGGGATGATTTCGGATCCGACGAAATTGCCTATATCCTGTATACCGTTCCCGGCAAGGCGCATGGCGCCTGGGACCTGGAGGCGATGAAACAGATCGCCCATCTTACCCGGACCCTGGAAAAGGAGGTCCCCTTCGTCAAGGAGGTCACCTCCCTGGCCAACGCCGAGTTCATCGAAGGCCGGGGTGATGAACTGCTGATTCATGAGGTGCTGGAACCCTTTCCCCAAAGCCAGGAGGAGCTGCTGGACATCCGCTCCCGGGTCATGAAAAAGCCCCTGCTGGTGGGCACCCTGACCAGCGCCGACGGCCGGCACGGGGCCATTATCATGGACATGCAGAAATCCGCCGTGGACCAGGAAAAAGACCTGATCTTCGACCCGGCCCGGGGCCCGGTCCCGGACAACCTCTATCCCGAGGTCTCCAACAACGCCATTGAACGCATCCTGGCCCGCCCCGAATACGGCGGCCTCCAGTTTTACCTCACCGGCGACGTGGTCCTCAACACGGTTTACAACCGCACCACCCGGGAGGAGAGCGCCCGCCTGGGACTCATCGCCATCCTGGTCATCGGCGGCCTGCTTTTTTTCTTTTTCCGCCGTCCCCTGGGCGCCCTGGGCCCCCTGGCCGTTGTTACCATGGCCGTAATGGTGTCCACGGCCTTTGCCGGCATGATGGGCTGGAAGCTGGACCTCATGTACTCCATGCTGCCCCTGACCATCATCACCGTGGGCGTGGCCAGTTCGGTCCACATTCTCACGGAATACACGGTCAACTATAAAAAAATGAAGGACAAGCGGGCCGCCATCCGCAAGACCATGCTCATGCTCGGCACGCCCTGCCTGTTCACCATGCTGACGGACATGGCCGGATTCGGCTCCACCAACGTCTCTTCCATCAAATCCCTGCAGCATTTCGCCTGGTACAGCTCCCTGGGGGTGCTGGCGGCCTTCGTACTGACGGTGACCGTCTTTCTCTCGGTGCTGACCCTGTTCAAGGTTCCGTCCTCATCCGTGCGCGCCATTGAGGGCGAGACGGAGGCGGACGGAGACGGGATGCGTCAGCGGCATTTCTCCATCCGCTTTTTCGCGGCCCTCAGCGACTTCGATGTCCGCCATCCCTGGAAAATCACCATCGCCTGGATGATCTTCTTTGCCCTGCTCGGGGTCGGTATGACCTATCTGAAGGTGGATTCGAATTTTTTAAACGAGCTGTCCACCAAGCTGAAGGTCCGCACGGACACCGAATATGTCGATGCCGTCATGCTCGGGGCCGGCGGCCTGAGTTACGTCTTTGATTCCGGCGAACCGGACGGCGTCAGCGATCCGGAATTCCTGAGACGCCTGGAACGGTTCCAGAACCGGGTTAACGAAGAGACGTTCATCATCATGAAGACCATGTCCATCGTCGACCTGGTCAAGGACATCAACCAGGCTTTTCACAACGAAGATACCGCCTATTACGTGCTGCCGGAAAGCCGGGAACTCATCGCCCAGTACCTGCTCCTGTATGAAATGGCCGGGGGGGAGAAAATCCGGGACTATATCGCCAGCGACTGGCAGCGGGTGAATCTGGAGGTGCACGGCAAGCTGCTGACCTCCAGCATCTACAAACAGGTGACCGATGATTTAAACCGCTTCCTGGAAAGCGGGATGGAACCGGCCCAGCGCCCGGTCCTGACCGGAACGGGTTTTCTGTGGATCAAGCTTATCCAGTATATCGTCGACAGCCAGGTCATGGGCTTTTCCGTGGCCTTCGTGGTCATCAGCATCATGATGTGCCTGGTCCTGGGATCCCTGCGGATCGGCCTCCTGGCCATGATCCCTAACGTGGCCCCGGTCTTCGTCACCCTGGGCATCATGGGCTGGCTGGGGATCCCCCTGGACTATGTCAAGCTGCTCATCGCCAGCATCGCCATCGGCATCGCCGTTGACGACACCCTCCATTTTATCATGCGCTACCGACTGGAATTCTGGCGCCTGGGCAGTTACCGGCTGGCCCTGGAAGCGGCCTTGAACGACGTGGGCCGGTCCATTTTTATCACCACGGTGGTGCTCCTGTCCGGGTTTGCCATCAACATGCTTTCAAAGATGACCAGCTATGCCGAGTTCGGGTTCCTGACCCTGGTCACCCTGACCGTGGCGGCCGTGGCCGATTATTTCCTCACCCCGGCCCTGATCATTATTTTCAAGGCCTTCGGACCGGAAAGGGAACCGCGGGGAGGACAGTAA
- a CDS encoding methyltransferase domain-containing protein — MNAIETKYRATRILMWFLTGILLLAGYYYRSAALVAFACGYWIVSRSPWRYRAIINVGIVFHLVQTGLTIAGLFADVASVSWLDIFLHPITVAFLIIYYPSPYPVSSNVLGFLCPADWMVSWMDAHPGAFIKLSGRGIIGTVEGLYANSDAFNVLQEEGFLGFSPARYIIDTARKAEVRNGETLLDIGCGTGGPACTLAAEFGLTVTGVDLLPWNVERSRALAAARRLDGVCRFQQADALSLPFDDNTFDYVFGSDAWCHVPEREKLLREAHRVLKPGGTIFFHDWIQYRGDSECFRFIYAFPHLETMDSYREKLGQAGFEIITAEMRNDAFREHVTDLRATLRSRKRLMIDTCGRELYDNWDIVSRYTLKMIEEEKLGSGLFIAEKK; from the coding sequence GTGAATGCTATTGAGACGAAATACCGGGCCACCCGGATTCTGATGTGGTTCCTGACGGGCATTCTTCTTCTTGCCGGATATTATTACCGGTCGGCGGCGCTGGTCGCTTTTGCCTGCGGTTACTGGATCGTGTCCAGGAGCCCCTGGAGATACCGGGCCATCATCAACGTCGGTATTGTGTTCCATCTCGTCCAGACCGGTCTGACCATAGCCGGTCTTTTCGCCGATGTCGCGTCCGTGTCATGGCTCGACATTTTTCTGCACCCGATCACGGTGGCGTTTCTTATTATTTATTATCCGTCTCCGTACCCGGTTTCATCCAATGTCCTGGGGTTTCTGTGCCCGGCCGACTGGATGGTTTCCTGGATGGATGCTCACCCCGGGGCGTTCATCAAGTTGTCGGGCAGAGGCATTATCGGCACGGTGGAGGGCCTTTATGCCAATTCGGACGCCTTCAATGTGCTTCAGGAAGAAGGCTTCCTGGGCTTTTCTCCGGCCCGGTATATTATCGATACGGCCAGGAAAGCGGAGGTGCGGAACGGGGAGACCCTGCTGGACATCGGCTGCGGCACGGGCGGACCGGCCTGCACGCTGGCCGCTGAATTCGGCCTGACGGTGACCGGGGTGGACCTGCTGCCGTGGAACGTGGAGCGGTCCAGGGCCCTGGCCGCCGCCCGGCGACTTGACGGTGTCTGCCGGTTTCAGCAGGCCGACGCCCTTTCCCTTCCGTTTGATGACAACACCTTTGACTACGTGTTCGGGTCGGACGCCTGGTGCCATGTGCCGGAAAGGGAGAAGCTCCTCAGGGAAGCTCATCGTGTCTTAAAACCCGGAGGCACTATTTTCTTTCATGACTGGATCCAGTACCGGGGGGATTCCGAGTGCTTCCGGTTCATCTATGCCTTTCCGCACCTGGAGACCATGGACAGCTATCGGGAAAAACTTGGCCAGGCGGGTTTTGAAATCATCACCGCCGAGATGCGCAACGACGCTTTCCGGGAGCATGTCACCGACCTCCGCGCGACCCTTCGTTCGAGGAAGCGCCTGATGATCGACACCTGCGGCCGGGAACTGTATGACAACTGGGATATCGTCAGCCGCTATACGTTAAAGATGATCGAAGAGGAAAAACTGGGGTCCGGCCTGTTTATCGCCGAAAAAAAGTAA
- a CDS encoding multidrug efflux SMR transporter, whose translation MNHWLFLIGAILFEVSGTTCMKISDGFARLVPSVLMFVFYGLSFIALTFAIKKFDVSVAYAVWSGVGTALIAAIGIVYFREPLTALKIICTGLIIAGVVGLNYSGSGH comes from the coding sequence ATGAATCACTGGCTGTTTCTGATCGGCGCCATCCTGTTTGAGGTGTCCGGTACCACCTGTATGAAAATTTCCGATGGATTTGCCCGGCTGGTACCGTCCGTCCTGATGTTTGTCTTTTACGGACTGTCTTTTATCGCGTTGACATTCGCCATCAAGAAATTCGATGTCAGCGTCGCCTATGCCGTATGGTCCGGGGTGGGCACCGCCCTGATCGCGGCCATCGGGATTGTCTACTTTCGGGAACCCCTGACGGCGCTGAAAATCATCTGCACCGGCCTGATTATCGCCGGGGTCGTGGGGTTGAACTACAGCGGATCAGGGCATTGA
- a CDS encoding DUF3786 domain-containing protein — MVESNYAGIIRNNLKKLYEQGPGSPENRLPAAKDGNRLMFEAFGESCVVSPDTITLSGQEVTDPRGIIISLYALHASADPCVVTPFRAYREFADTAPYAAAFHARTEQALVPCAESIAAKVDVIRNLLNGGDPPAEAGGDFAFTVTPLPKIRLCYIFYAADEEFPASVTCLYSSNAPAFLPPDALADTGEYTSKKIIQIITG; from the coding sequence ATGGTGGAAAGCAATTACGCCGGAATCATCCGGAACAATCTGAAAAAGCTGTATGAGCAGGGCCCGGGCTCGCCGGAAAACCGCCTGCCGGCCGCAAAAGACGGGAACCGGCTGATGTTTGAGGCCTTCGGCGAATCCTGCGTTGTCTCACCGGATACAATCACGCTCAGCGGTCAGGAAGTGACGGATCCCCGGGGAATCATCATATCGCTTTACGCCCTGCACGCCTCCGCCGATCCCTGCGTCGTAACCCCGTTTCGGGCATACCGGGAATTCGCCGACACCGCGCCGTACGCCGCCGCCTTTCACGCCCGCACGGAACAGGCCCTGGTCCCGTGCGCGGAATCCATCGCCGCGAAAGTCGACGTCATCCGGAACCTGCTTAACGGCGGCGACCCGCCGGCGGAAGCCGGCGGTGACTTTGCCTTTACCGTTACGCCCCTGCCGAAAATCCGGCTGTGTTATATTTTTTACGCCGCGGACGAGGAGTTCCCGGCCTCGGTCACCTGCCTGTATTCATCCAACGCCCCGGCCTTTCTGCCGCCGGACGCACTGGCCGATACCGGTGAATACACCTCAAAAAAAATTATTCAAATCATTACCGGATAA
- a CDS encoding (Fe-S)-binding protein: MKHIQQLAQMARSLERQTAVCRQCGVCLAACPIYPLTRLEKDTARGKIAVLEGVMADVVRNAESVRDRLDRCLLCGGCAGVCPNGVRTLEVFLKARVLLTEYLGLSPVKKMLFRRLLAKPARFNRVADLAGGIQSLFLRDSGTRPETRRARAFISPLLAGRHILPLAPVPFHRQPHGNLTPRHPARGETVLFFTGCLIDKIFPRVATASLQALKHHGYTIILPETEGCCGIPALSAGDGVSFRRLLSHNLTQFGKTPFDRLVTACATCAFTIKKVWPMMVDGQDPQSARIREIAGKVTDITGLIASRLTDGPPSPDAAAIPVTYHDPCHLKKSLGVFQAPRRLITANPNYKLVEMRGADACCGMGGGFGLAHGGLSEEIGRAKLDHIIETGARMAATACPACMIQLAGLLSKHGKADVRVCHPIEIYYALISTEP, from the coding sequence ATGAAACACATTCAACAACTGGCGCAAATGGCCAGGTCCCTGGAGCGGCAAACCGCCGTCTGCCGGCAGTGTGGGGTCTGCCTGGCCGCCTGTCCGATTTATCCCCTGACAAGGCTGGAAAAGGACACCGCCCGGGGCAAAATCGCCGTCCTGGAAGGCGTCATGGCGGATGTGGTCCGAAACGCCGAAAGCGTGCGGGACCGGCTGGACCGCTGCCTGCTCTGCGGAGGGTGTGCCGGCGTCTGTCCCAATGGCGTCCGCACCCTGGAAGTTTTTTTAAAAGCCCGCGTTCTCCTGACGGAATACCTGGGGTTGTCTCCGGTCAAAAAAATGCTCTTCCGCCGGCTGCTGGCAAAACCTGCCCGGTTCAATCGGGTTGCTGATCTGGCGGGCGGGATCCAGAGCCTCTTCCTGCGGGACAGCGGAACCCGACCGGAAACCCGCCGGGCCCGGGCATTTATTTCCCCGCTGCTGGCCGGGCGCCATATCCTCCCCCTGGCGCCGGTGCCTTTCCACCGGCAACCCCACGGAAACCTGACGCCTCGTCACCCGGCAAGGGGCGAAACCGTCCTCTTTTTCACCGGCTGCCTGATCGACAAAATCTTCCCCCGGGTGGCGACGGCCTCCCTTCAGGCGTTGAAACACCATGGATACACCATCATACTGCCGGAAACGGAAGGCTGCTGCGGCATTCCCGCGCTGTCCGCAGGAGACGGTGTCTCCTTCCGCCGACTGCTGTCCCACAACCTGACGCAATTTGGGAAAACGCCCTTTGACCGCTTGGTTACGGCCTGCGCCACCTGCGCTTTTACCATAAAAAAAGTCTGGCCCATGATGGTCGACGGACAGGATCCGCAGTCCGCCCGGATCCGGGAGATTGCCGGAAAGGTCACCGACATCACCGGACTGATTGCCTCCCGCCTGACGGACGGCCCGCCTTCTCCGGACGCCGCCGCTATCCCGGTGACTTATCATGATCCCTGCCATCTGAAAAAATCCCTGGGGGTATTCCAGGCCCCCCGGCGGCTGATTACCGCCAATCCGAACTACAAACTGGTGGAAATGAGGGGAGCGGACGCCTGCTGCGGTATGGGCGGCGGGTTCGGTCTTGCCCACGGCGGGCTGTCGGAAGAAATCGGCCGGGCCAAGCTCGACCATATCATCGAGACCGGCGCCCGGATGGCGGCCACGGCCTGTCCGGCCTGCATGATCCAGCTGGCCGGATTGCTGTCAAAACACGGGAAGGCCGATGTCCGGGTCTGCCATCCCATCGAAATCTACTACGCCCTTATTTCCACTGAACCGTGA
- a CDS encoding PAS domain S-box protein yields the protein MKTNDHDAETAIGTMTDICPVSGLKITRKPEWTNIPLTEAYTVTFEIIGDRILYTIPFGICGDEGVAALFNAREKVIRHMIGAGGKCVELRNYAGVRDRPNRAARKQMVRGVRSGADFLLGMIVFNVPPVISIVARMGMRLYRFPFHVSIAADYAEAVTRALDLLGRNSTGGHDAETLSEVRGASGADDAFKPYVDELVNYIGRINWENDEIATRDVQGDGHPFQPVFEAIDLLKVDLDDLINEREQTLKNLLERNEEHRRTEEALMMFRRFAEASGEGLGWSDLDGRIVYVNQTMCRILGETDPATAVGRPVTSYYDRETRRKLVHEITPQIMKQGEWKGELLLKRENGEQLPTLNDLFLIRDETGQPLYHAIIAQDISDLKRAEQALKKSEEQYRVLYEYAGDAIFVAQDGVIKFPNLKGQAMFGYNREELAKDPFLERIHPEDRQMVLERYARRLKGDASDQTYSFRIFNKAGEMIWVQITSVPIEWEGRPGALIFMRDITHLKTMEEQLRQKYKMEAVGTLAGGIAHDFNNILAGIMGYTDVIAGQTPSDTAAYRNLTQIRKAVMRARGLVKQLLAFSRSAEQDYSAVDMGPIVSEALEMIRAMAPPSVTVEEKIMTNGCMVYANPVQIHAIVLNLCHNAFQAMADGGTLEVVLDKTDPEPIPMDGAVSDAFANRYCRLVVRDTGKGMTTDVRERVFEPYFTTRPPGQGTGLGLSVVHGVVTNLGGTITVESNPGAGTTFRILFPVMKGAGK from the coding sequence ATGAAAACGAATGATCATGACGCGGAAACCGCCATCGGCACAATGACGGATATCTGTCCGGTCAGCGGCTTGAAGATTACCCGCAAGCCGGAATGGACCAATATACCGCTTACGGAAGCGTACACGGTCACCTTTGAGATTATCGGCGATCGGATTCTTTACACCATACCTTTCGGGATCTGTGGCGACGAGGGGGTGGCAGCCCTGTTCAATGCCAGGGAAAAGGTGATCAGGCATATGATCGGTGCCGGCGGAAAATGCGTGGAATTGAGAAATTACGCCGGGGTCAGAGACAGGCCTAACCGGGCGGCCAGAAAACAGATGGTAAGAGGAGTCCGGTCCGGAGCGGATTTTCTTCTGGGAATGATCGTTTTCAATGTCCCCCCGGTGATAAGTATTGTCGCCAGAATGGGTATGCGGCTGTACCGGTTTCCTTTCCATGTGTCCATCGCCGCCGATTATGCCGAGGCGGTCACCCGGGCACTGGATTTGTTGGGTCGCAACAGCACCGGCGGACATGACGCTGAAACATTATCCGAAGTAAGGGGGGCGTCGGGAGCGGATGATGCGTTTAAGCCGTATGTCGATGAACTGGTCAATTACATCGGCCGCATCAACTGGGAAAATGATGAGATCGCCACTCGGGACGTGCAGGGGGACGGCCACCCCTTTCAGCCGGTTTTTGAGGCCATTGATCTGCTCAAGGTGGATCTGGACGACCTTATCAACGAACGGGAGCAGACGCTTAAGAATCTGCTGGAAAGAAACGAGGAACACCGTCGGACGGAAGAAGCCCTTATGATGTTTCGCCGTTTTGCCGAGGCCTCTGGTGAGGGCCTGGGCTGGTCTGATTTGGACGGACGGATCGTTTACGTGAACCAGACCATGTGCCGCATCCTGGGCGAAACCGATCCGGCCACGGCTGTGGGCAGGCCGGTCACCAGTTATTATGACCGGGAAACGCGAAGGAAACTGGTCCATGAAATAACGCCTCAGATCATGAAACAGGGGGAGTGGAAGGGCGAATTGCTCCTGAAGAGGGAAAACGGAGAACAGCTGCCGACCCTTAACGATTTGTTTCTCATTCGGGATGAAACCGGTCAGCCGCTTTATCATGCCATTATCGCCCAGGATATTTCCGATTTAAAACGGGCGGAGCAGGCCCTGAAGAAGAGCGAGGAACAGTACCGGGTCCTCTACGAGTATGCCGGAGACGCCATATTCGTGGCCCAGGACGGCGTCATCAAGTTTCCCAACCTCAAGGGCCAGGCCATGTTCGGTTATAACCGGGAGGAGCTGGCGAAAGACCCGTTTCTGGAACGGATTCACCCGGAAGATCGCCAAATGGTTCTGGAAAGATACGCGCGGCGCCTGAAGGGAGACGCCAGCGATCAGACCTATTCTTTCCGGATTTTCAATAAAGCAGGTGAGATGATATGGGTGCAGATTACCAGTGTCCCGATCGAGTGGGAAGGCCGTCCGGGAGCGCTGATTTTCATGCGGGACATCACCCATCTAAAGACCATGGAAGAACAGCTCCGCCAGAAGTATAAGATGGAGGCGGTCGGCACCCTGGCCGGTGGAATCGCCCACGATTTTAATAATATTCTGGCCGGCATCATGGGATATACGGACGTCATCGCCGGGCAGACGCCCTCGGACACGGCCGCTTACCGGAACCTGACCCAGATCCGCAAGGCGGTCATGCGGGCCAGGGGGTTGGTCAAGCAACTGCTGGCCTTCAGCCGCTCAGCCGAACAGGACTACAGCGCCGTGGACATGGGGCCGATTGTAAGCGAGGCGCTGGAAATGATCCGCGCCATGGCGCCCCCTTCGGTAACGGTGGAGGAAAAGATCATGACCAACGGCTGCATGGTCTACGCCAACCCGGTCCAGATCCACGCCATCGTGCTGAACCTCTGCCACAACGCGTTTCAGGCCATGGCGGACGGCGGCACGCTGGAAGTGGTTCTGGACAAAACTGATCCGGAGCCCATTCCCATGGATGGGGCGGTTTCCGACGCTTTTGCGAACCGATACTGCCGCCTGGTTGTCCGTGACACGGGCAAAGGCATGACGACCGACGTCAGGGAACGGGTATTCGAACCCTATTTTACCACCCGGCCGCCGGGGCAGGGTACGGGCCTGGGGCTTTCCGTGGTCCACGGGGTGGTGACTAACCTTGGCGGTACCATTACGGTGGAAAGCAACCCGGGCGCGGGGACCACCTTCCGCATCCTTTTCCCCGTGATGAAGGGGGCTGGGAAATGA
- a CDS encoding universal stress protein, translating into MQLACPIPKILLPVDGSDDSKRAVLFSGCLGSFLGKGLAGITLLRVIAGGYISRHLANVDYRAADLLKNSEVFRRVREEHVNQTIRPLLDDMEKVLRELGTDAAVTTLVTDGDAANEIIRVATEGNYTTIMMARRGITARRGAALGSVTNKVIYAAYGHTVYVVGYRTLERAACPIPRILVPVDGSPYSIKGLEHAACLAAGLKDALGGITLLRVINVALHMERLRMGIDPEIEAHDILDKGRQMLQEAGIREDLIQTKVRIGIPAEEIIGDIETEDYNLVIMGRKGRTALKEMLLGGVSSTVLQRCGNPTFAIVGGV; encoded by the coding sequence ATGCAATTAGCCTGTCCCATACCCAAGATTCTGCTTCCCGTAGACGGGAGTGACGACTCCAAGAGAGCGGTACTGTTTTCCGGATGCCTGGGATCATTTCTCGGAAAAGGGCTTGCGGGTATCACCCTGCTGCGGGTCATTGCCGGCGGCTATATCAGCCGCCATCTGGCCAACGTGGATTACCGGGCCGCGGATCTTCTGAAGAACTCAGAGGTGTTCAGGCGGGTCAGGGAAGAGCATGTCAACCAGACCATCCGGCCGCTGCTTGACGACATGGAAAAAGTTCTCAGAGAGCTGGGAACGGATGCCGCCGTCACCACGCTGGTGACCGACGGAGACGCCGCCAACGAGATCATCCGGGTGGCCACGGAAGGAAACTACACGACCATCATGATGGCCCGCCGGGGAATCACAGCACGCCGCGGCGCCGCCCTGGGCAGCGTGACGAACAAGGTCATCTATGCCGCCTACGGGCATACGGTCTATGTCGTCGGATACAGGACCCTGGAGAGGGCGGCCTGTCCCATCCCCCGGATACTGGTCCCGGTAGACGGTTCTCCCTATTCCATCAAAGGGCTGGAGCACGCGGCCTGCCTGGCGGCGGGTCTGAAGGACGCCCTGGGCGGTATCACCCTCCTGAGGGTCATCAACGTCGCCCTCCACATGGAACGGCTGCGCATGGGAATCGACCCGGAAATCGAGGCCCACGATATCCTCGATAAAGGCAGACAGATGCTCCAGGAAGCCGGTATCCGGGAAGACCTGATCCAGACGAAAGTCCGCATCGGCATCCCGGCTGAAGAGATTATCGGGGACATCGAGACCGAGGACTACAACCTGGTGATCATGGGCCGGAAAGGACGAACCGCCTTAAAGGAGATGCTGCTCGGCGGGGTCAGCTCCACCGTTCTGCAGCGCTGCGGCAACCCGACCTTCGCCATTGTCGGCGGCGTGTAA